CCCTGTATCGTTCAGTGATTCCTCCCTGAACTCCTCTTCCTTTTACATCAGAAATCGTCAAGCTTAAAAAGCCATTTTCAGAAAGAATACCTTTTACGATATCCAATCGTTCTATTCTTATTATAGCTTCGATTTTTTTCATTTGAACACCCCTTCGTGTCTTAGATATTTTTTAAAATTGATAAAGTGATAATCATAATGCGCATATGAAATTTCGATTTTTTAAGGACATTTAATATTTTTGTAAATAGGGGTATATTACCTTATTTTTCAATAAGGTAATTCGGTTATTTGGTTTTTAATAGTTTTTAATGGTTTTTTGGCTATTTTAAGGTTAATGGTGCGATATAGTGATTTGGTTGGTGCGTTTCGGAAGGAACCGGAATTCCTTTTCCGATAATAATACATGAGTTATCCTGATATATAAAGATAATTTAAATCTAAAAATTTAAATCTTTTTTAATCCAAATAGTCCGATAAAGGGATATATTTTGCAAATAAAAGAAGAATCTAAGGAGTTTAAAAAATTAAAAAAAGAAATTTATTCTCTTACAACCATTGTACCTACACCATCTTCGGTAAAAATTTCCAGAAGAACTGCGTGAGGTGTTTTTCCATTCACAATGTGCACACTTTGGACCCCTTTGTCAAGTGCATTGATGCATGCTTCGATTTTTGGGATCATTCCACCAGTAATCAGTCCTCTTTCAATCATACCTTCGATTTGCGAAATTGTTAATTTCCTGTGAAGGGTGGATGGATCTTTTATATCGTCCATTATTCCATCAACGTCTGTGACCATTATTAGCTTTTCAGCGTTCATTGCACCGGCAATATCTCCTGCAGCAATGTCTGCGTTTAAATTTAAATCATTTCCTTGGTGATCAACACCGATCGGGGAAATTACTGGGATATACCGTTTTTCAACTAATATATCTATTAACTTAGTGTCTACGTGTTCAACTTCCCCAACCATTCCAAGATCTACTTCGATTTTTTGACTGTCTTTCATTAAATACTGGATTTTTTTCTTTGCTTTGATCAGTTGACCTGATTTTCCAGATAAACCAACAGCTTTTCCACCATATAATTCTAATTTTGATACGATATCGCCGTTTATCTTACCTATAAGTACCATTTTAACAATTTCGAGTGTTTCTTCGTCAGTTACACGAAGCCCATGTATAAATTCTGGAGTTTTTCCCATTTTTTCCATCGCTCGATTGATTTCTGGGCCCCCGCCGTGTACTACTATCGGGTTTATGCCGACATATTTCAAAAGTACGAGGTCTTTTGCGATCCAGTTCTTTGCCTGCTCGTTTACCATGGCATGGCCGCCATACTTAATTAAAACCTTCTGATCGTGGAATTTACAGATGTAAGGCAGGGCTTCTATTAAAATTTCAGCTTTTGTGTATTCTTCCATGTATACCCGCTCACCAAAATATTTAAATATTGTTTTTTCATATTCTATATGATTTAATATTTATACATTTTTTAATCCATGCGGAGGTGCAGATTATGGAAGAAGAAAGAATATATACAATTCCTTTGAGAGACGTAACAAACAAAAGCCCTACAACAAAAAGAGCTCCAAGAGCTATACGGGCAATTAGGGAGTTCTTAAAGAAACACATGAAGTCAGACATTATAAAACTTGACAATTCGATCAATGAAAAAGTATGGGAAAGAAGTTTAAACAAAATCCCTGCTAAAGTTAGAGTTAAAGTTGTAAAAGAAGGAGATGTTGTTAAAGCAACATTAGTAGAATAATCTACCTGCTTCTTTCTCTAGAAACACTGTGGTACTATGATAATGAAAACATATTTTTCTGGAGTGTCCACACTAGGAGTACATTCACTCGCAACTGAAGACTATGGGTTTTTTCCTCTTTCAGTTGATCAAAAAACGATGGAACGTATGAAAAACGTACTCGACATTCCTGCAACTCAATTAAACATTTCAAACAGCTCTTTAATAGGCTCCTTATGTGTTGGAAACTCCAACGGACTTTTAGTACCTGACATAACGACTGAAAAAGAAGTTGAATTAATTAAAATGTTTTTAAAAGAAAACAGTCTGGATGTTAATTTAGAAAGACTTAAAGCTAAAAACACGGCATTTGGTAACTTAATATTAACTAACAACAAAGGATGCATAATTTCGGAAGAATTATCCAGATTTAGAAAAACTATTGAGGATGTTTTGGACGTAGAATCCGGAGTAGGAAACTATGCTGAACTCCCAACAGTTGGTTCAAATGGAGTTGCAACCGATAAAGGATGCCTGGTTCACCCACTAACTGATGAATTAGAATTAGAATGGATTCAAAACATTTTAAGAGTGGACTACGTTGAAAGGGGCACTGCAAATAGGGGTGTAACTTCAGTTGGCGCGTGCATTCTAGCAAACTCTAAAGGAGCTGTTGTCGGAGGCGACACGTCAGGTCCTGAAATCTTAAAAATTGAAGAAGCTCTAGATTTAATAGATTAATAATTTTTGGTGATATATATGGCAAAAATCATAAGAATTAAAGGAGAAATCCTTGGAAAAGACGAACCAATGGTATTCACAAAAGAATACAACGTTGTAAAAGAAGACGATGCGTTAGAAACCATGTACTCAGAAATGGGTAGCAAACACGCAGTAAAAAGGGCGTACATTAAAATTGTAGAAGTTTCTGAAATCTCAGAAGAAGACGTTCAAAATCCTATTTTGAAAAAAACACTTGAAATGTACTAATTACCTTACTTTTTTTATATATTGTTTTGATTTCAATTGAAACTATTTTATATAATTTAAACAGAATATAGTTTTTACGATAATATTAACTTGTTTTATTCAGGTGATTTTATGTCTGAAGAAAGAATACAGTTTAACGCCAAAAAAGGAAAATGGTACGTTTCTAAAAAAATTAAAATTGATGAAAATACATCCAATGAAGAAATCGCTAGAGTTTTAGCAGCGATTGAAGAAACACTTTCTGTAAAAATAAAAGATTTTTTGCCATTTGATATGGAAAAACTTGCAAAAATTGCAGATGAAATCTACGAAAAGAAAAAAGGAAGAGTTAGCGAAGAAGATATATCTGGAGCATTAGCAAAATTAAAATCTCCAGCAACTACAAAAAAATTGGGAACAATTGATGAAACAAAAGAAGGAAAAGAAATTTTAAAAAGACTTCTTACGGAAATTGTTTTAGAGAGACTTGGAATAACTTCGAAAATCGAAGCTAAAATGATTGAAAAATACATTGAAAAATCAAAGGCAAAATAAACCTTTAAAACTAAAATAAAACTCTTTTTTTGAAATTTAAAAAAAATTTAAAAAAGTTATTTAATTATTGGAATTCTTTAATGATTTTTCCAATTAATTTGATGCTTGTTTCTTTGTTTGGTCCGATTGGGGATCCAGCAACTACTTGTGTTACACCCATTGCTTCTAAGCCTTTAACTTTTTCTACAACTTCTTCAGGTGTACCGTATAATGCAAATCCTTCTAACATTGCTTCGTCAACGTTTCCGAATGCTGCACCGAAGTTTCCTTCTTTTAATCCTGCTCTGATTGCATCAACTTTAGCAGGGTCAATTCCGTGTCTTTCTAAGATCATAGGAGGTGAACCAGCAGCGATGAATGCTACAACTGGGATTGCTGCTTGTTTAGCTTTGTCTGCTTTTTTGTCTACTGACATGCATGCGTATGCTGCAACGTCAATTTCTGACATGCTTCTTCCTGCTGCTTCTGCTCCTTTTTTAATTAAAGGAACTGCTGCTTCGAAGTCTTTTGGGTTTGAAGCGTTAATTAAAACACCGTCAGCAATTGATCCTGCGGTTTCTAACATTTTTGGGCCTTGTGCTCCCATGTAGATTGGAACTTTTCCTGAAGGTTTAACTGCAAGTTGTGCTCCTTCTTCTAATCTTTTTCCAGCCATTAAAGCTTTCATGTCATCGATTGCTTTGATGATTGTTCCTACAGGTTTTGTCCATTCAATACCTAAAGCATCGAATGTTGCTTTGTCTCCAGGGCCGATACCGAATGTAGCTCTACCGCCGGATAATTCGTCTAATGTAGCCATTGCAGATGCTGCGATTGCAGGGCTTCTTACGTATGGGTTTGTAACACCAGGACCTAACTTGATCTTGTTTGTTGCTGCTGCAAGGTTTCCTAAGGTCATGTATACGTTTCTGTTGTTGTAGTGGTCTGTAATCCAGCAGAATTCAAATCCATTGTCTTCTGCCATTTTAACGTAGTATGCTAGTTTGGTTATTGGTTCGTTTGGAACAAATTCGATACCAAATTTCATTCTGCCACCTTCCTATTTCTAGAGTTTTAATATAACAAGTATAATTACTAATCAGGAATATAATGTACTTTCTATTCTCAATAAATAGAAAATTATATATATATTAAAGAACCTACAGCGAAATTTCGACCAATTAATAAACGTATTATCCAGATTAACGTAGTAATTAGCTATACTCAATTTTATATACGAAAACGCCTAAGTGGAACTTAGAAATTATCCGGTGATATAATGGATTTAACATCCTTTAAGGAAAAACAAATCTCAAAAAAAGAATGCCTTGAGTTGTTTGAAAATACTGAAAACTTTTTTGATGTAATAAAACTCGCAGATTCGCTTAGAAAGGATATCGTTGGAGATACGGTTACTTTTGTAAATAACACAAACATAGAAACCACAAACGTGTGCACAATGGGATGTAAATTCTGTGCATTTAGTGTTTCAAAAAACAGCCCTGACTCATTTAAATTAAGTTCTGATGAAATTGCTAAAAAAGCAGTTGTTGCTAAAAAAGCAGGACTTACCGAAGTTACAATTCACGGTGGAATTCACCCTGACGTTGATACGCACTTTCAAGTTGAAACACTAAATAAAGTAAATAGTGAAACTTCAAAACTCGGCGGAATATATGTACACGCATATTCGCCACAGGAAATATTAAATGGTGCAGAAAATGCTGGAATTGATGTAAAAGAAGCCATAAAAATGTTAAGTGAAGCAGGTTTAAGATCAATTCCTGGAACTGCTGCTGAGATACTTGATGACGATGTGAGGTCCGATATATGTCCATTAAAAATGCCTGTTAAAAAATGGATAGATATCATAAAAACTGCACACAAAACTGGAATTACAACAACTTCCACAATAATCTACGGCCACATTGAAGAGTACAAACATGTCGTTGATCATTTGTCAATTTTAAAAGAAATTCAAGAAGAAACTGGAGGATTTACTGAATTCATTCCACTTTCTTATTTGCATGAAAATACGCCACTCCATAAAGCTGGAAGGGTTAAAGACGGAGCTACTGGACTTTACGAGTTAAAACTCTACGCAGTTTCGAGAATTTTATTTAAAGATATTATAAAAAACATTCAGGCCCCAAGAGTAAAAATTGGAACTAAGTTGAGCCAGTTAATTTTAAAATCCGGTGCAAACGACCTTGGTGGAACTTTAGTGGAAGATAAAGTTTCAAAAGCTGCAGGAAGTATCTACGAAGACGCGAGCGTAGATTTAATGAGAAACGCCATTACGAGCATTGGAAGAATCCCAAAAGAAAGAACTACCCTTTACGAAATAATTGAATAAATTCCCCTATTTTTCAGTTTTTTAATGATTTATCTTGAACTAATAGTTGATATGATCGAAATATTTAGAT
Above is a genomic segment from Methanococcus maripaludis containing:
- the argB gene encoding acetylglutamate kinase codes for the protein MEEYTKAEILIEALPYICKFHDQKVLIKYGGHAMVNEQAKNWIAKDLVLLKYVGINPIVVHGGGPEINRAMEKMGKTPEFIHGLRVTDEETLEIVKMVLIGKINGDIVSKLELYGGKAVGLSGKSGQLIKAKKKIQYLMKDSQKIEVDLGMVGEVEHVDTKLIDILVEKRYIPVISPIGVDHQGNDLNLNADIAAGDIAGAMNAEKLIMVTDVDGIMDDIKDPSTLHRKLTISQIEGMIERGLITGGMIPKIEACINALDKGVQSVHIVNGKTPHAVLLEIFTEDGVGTMVVRE
- a CDS encoding 50S ribosomal protein L31e translates to MEEERIYTIPLRDVTNKSPTTKRAPRAIRAIREFLKKHMKSDIIKLDNSINEKVWERSLNKIPAKVRVKVVKEGDVVKATLVE
- a CDS encoding translation initiation factor IF-6, whose amino-acid sequence is MIMKTYFSGVSTLGVHSLATEDYGFFPLSVDQKTMERMKNVLDIPATQLNISNSSLIGSLCVGNSNGLLVPDITTEKEVELIKMFLKENSLDVNLERLKAKNTAFGNLILTNNKGCIISEELSRFRKTIEDVLDVESGVGNYAELPTVGSNGVATDKGCLVHPLTDELELEWIQNILRVDYVERGTANRGVTSVGACILANSKGAVVGGDTSGPEILKIEEALDLID
- the rpl18a gene encoding 50S ribosomal protein L18Ae yields the protein MAKIIRIKGEILGKDEPMVFTKEYNVVKEDDALETMYSEMGSKHAVKRAYIKIVEVSEISEEDVQNPILKKTLEMY
- a CDS encoding DUF2666 domain-containing protein gives rise to the protein MSEERIQFNAKKGKWYVSKKIKIDENTSNEEIARVLAAIEETLSVKIKDFLPFDMEKLAKIADEIYEKKKGRVSEEDISGALAKLKSPATTKKLGTIDETKEGKEILKRLLTEIVLERLGITSKIEAKMIEKYIEKSKAK
- the mer gene encoding 5,10-methylenetetrahydromethanopterin reductase; the protein is MKFGIEFVPNEPITKLAYYVKMAEDNGFEFCWITDHYNNRNVYMTLGNLAAATNKIKLGPGVTNPYVRSPAIAASAMATLDELSGGRATFGIGPGDKATFDALGIEWTKPVGTIIKAIDDMKALMAGKRLEEGAQLAVKPSGKVPIYMGAQGPKMLETAGSIADGVLINASNPKDFEAAVPLIKKGAEAAGRSMSEIDVAAYACMSVDKKADKAKQAAIPVVAFIAAGSPPMILERHGIDPAKVDAIRAGLKEGNFGAAFGNVDEAMLEGFALYGTPEEVVEKVKGLEAMGVTQVVAGSPIGPNKETSIKLIGKIIKEFQ
- the cofH gene encoding 5-amino-6-(D-ribitylamino)uracil--L-tyrosine 4-hydroxyphenyl transferase CofH, with the protein product MDLTSFKEKQISKKECLELFENTENFFDVIKLADSLRKDIVGDTVTFVNNTNIETTNVCTMGCKFCAFSVSKNSPDSFKLSSDEIAKKAVVAKKAGLTEVTIHGGIHPDVDTHFQVETLNKVNSETSKLGGIYVHAYSPQEILNGAENAGIDVKEAIKMLSEAGLRSIPGTAAEILDDDVRSDICPLKMPVKKWIDIIKTAHKTGITTTSTIIYGHIEEYKHVVDHLSILKEIQEETGGFTEFIPLSYLHENTPLHKAGRVKDGATGLYELKLYAVSRILFKDIIKNIQAPRVKIGTKLSQLILKSGANDLGGTLVEDKVSKAAGSIYEDASVDLMRNAITSIGRIPKERTTLYEIIE